A window of Acidobacteriota bacterium contains these coding sequences:
- a CDS encoding type II/IV secretion system protein — MSSTPSPALSAAEELTRAQDLARRYHCALVDLRTVPISPELFRSVPVEMMFRYHFVPIEGDEHSLTIAIADPSQLLLADEVGLLLGRRVAMKVATPSQIEEILKKNEQSQRVLEQATEGFTLDVLHGDEGTDETISIERLTATEDINPIIKLVDTTIFTALERRASDIHIESGDAEVNVKYRIDGVLQPALAPIAKEFHSPILSRIKVMSELDIAERRVPQDGRFRVRYKGRAIDFRVSIMPSIHGEDAVLRVLDKEAMSEKFQNLSLDVVGFDGNDLAKFRRYIREPYGMVLVTGPTGSGKTTTLYAALNEIRSIEDKIITIEDPVEYQLQGITQIPVNEKKGLTFARGLRSILRHDPDKIMVGEIRDAETAQIAINSALTGHLVFTTVHANNVVDVIGRFLNIGVEAYNFISSLNCILAQRLVRLICPACRHAVRYPREVLEASGLGPEWVDRDFYEGRGCMECGGAGFRGRTAIHELLEMTDTVREIILDRRPSSEIRRIARQEGMKFLRESALERVAAGLTTLKEINKVTFIELAR, encoded by the coding sequence GTGAGCTCGACGCCCTCACCCGCGCTGTCTGCCGCCGAAGAACTGACGCGGGCACAGGATCTCGCGCGGCGGTACCATTGCGCGCTGGTAGATCTGCGGACGGTGCCGATCTCGCCGGAGCTGTTCCGCTCGGTGCCGGTGGAGATGATGTTCCGCTACCATTTCGTGCCCATCGAGGGGGATGAGCACAGCCTGACGATCGCCATTGCCGATCCCAGCCAGCTTCTGCTGGCCGATGAAGTGGGGCTGCTGCTGGGGCGGCGGGTGGCGATGAAGGTGGCGACGCCCAGCCAGATCGAGGAGATTCTCAAGAAGAACGAACAGTCGCAGCGGGTGCTGGAGCAGGCGACCGAGGGATTTACGCTCGATGTGCTGCACGGCGACGAAGGCACGGATGAGACGATCTCGATCGAGCGACTGACGGCGACGGAGGACATCAACCCCATCATCAAGCTGGTGGACACGACCATCTTCACCGCGCTGGAGCGGCGGGCGAGCGATATCCATATCGAATCGGGCGATGCCGAGGTGAACGTCAAGTACCGCATCGATGGGGTCCTGCAGCCGGCGCTGGCGCCCATCGCCAAGGAATTTCACAGCCCGATCCTGAGCCGCATCAAGGTGATGAGCGAGCTGGATATCGCCGAGCGGCGGGTGCCGCAGGATGGGCGCTTCCGGGTGCGCTACAAGGGGCGCGCCATCGACTTCCGTGTCTCGATCATGCCCAGCATTCATGGCGAAGACGCCGTGCTGCGCGTGCTCGACAAGGAGGCGATGAGCGAGAAATTCCAGAACCTCAGCCTGGATGTGGTCGGCTTCGATGGCAACGACCTGGCGAAGTTCCGGCGCTACATCCGCGAACCGTACGGCATGGTGCTGGTGACCGGACCGACCGGGAGCGGCAAGACGACGACGCTGTATGCGGCGCTGAATGAGATCCGCAGCATTGAGGACAAGATCATTACGATTGAAGACCCGGTGGAGTATCAGCTTCAGGGGATCACGCAGATTCCGGTGAATGAGAAAAAGGGGCTGACGTTTGCGCGCGGGCTGCGGTCGATTCTGCGACACGATCCGGACAAGATCATGGTGGGCGAAATCCGCGACGCCGAAACCGCACAGATCGCCATCAATAGCGCCCTCACCGGGCACCTGGTGTTCACCACGGTGCACGCCAACAATGTGGTGGACGTAATTGGCCGCTTCTTAAATATTGGGGTTGAGGCGTACAACTTCATTTCGTCGCTGAACTGCATTCTGGCGCAGAGGCTGGTGCGGCTCATTTGCCCGGCCTGCCGGCATGCCGTGCGCTACCCGCGCGAGGTGCTGGAAGCCTCGGGGCTGGGGCCGGAGTGGGTGGACCGGGATTTTTATGAAGGGCGCGGCTGCATGGAGTGCGGGGGTGCGGGGTTCCGGGGGCGGACGGCGATTCACGAACTGCTGGAAATGACCGACACGGTGCGCGAAATTATTCTGGACCGGCGGCCGTCGTCGGAAATCCGCCGGATTGCGCGCCAGGAGGGGATGAAGTTTTTGCGGGAAAGCGCACTGGAGCGCGTGGCGGCCGGGTTGACTACGCTCAAAGAGATCAATAAGGTAACGTTTATTGAGCTAGCCCGCTGA
- a CDS encoding dihydrodipicolinate synthase family protein: MELRGIIAAVTTPFDGGGNLLPERLDANLGAYNGTGLAGYLVLGSSGEAIYLDSGEKREVLRRAASAARGSGKLLLAGTGEESLRGTLAMTAAAADYGYAAAVVRTPHYYKKNMTQAVLAQFYRELAEEAALPIVLYNIPPLTGVDLGVETILELAAHPRIVGLKESSGNMDKVVRITSAMPEFPVLVGGASTVYPSLCAGAAGAILALAAAAPGACCAVEEAFKSGDHARALAAQRALLPACRAFEPYGIAGLKAAVDAAGLFYGGPPRRPMLALEGAARAAIQQAMEEIRGKREEGRGKREEGRGEREKGRGKREKE, from the coding sequence ATGGAGCTTCGGGGGATTATTGCGGCGGTGACTACGCCGTTTGATGGCGGCGGGAATCTGCTGCCGGAGCGGTTGGACGCGAACCTTGGGGCGTATAACGGGACGGGGCTCGCTGGGTACCTGGTGCTGGGGTCGAGTGGGGAGGCGATTTACCTCGACAGCGGCGAGAAGCGCGAGGTGCTGAGAAGGGCGGCGAGCGCGGCGCGTGGGTCCGGGAAATTGCTGCTCGCCGGGACCGGGGAAGAGTCGCTGCGCGGAACCCTCGCCATGACCGCGGCGGCGGCGGATTATGGGTACGCGGCCGCTGTCGTGCGGACACCGCACTATTACAAGAAGAATATGACGCAGGCGGTGCTGGCGCAGTTTTACCGCGAGCTGGCGGAGGAGGCGGCGCTGCCTATCGTGCTCTATAACATTCCGCCGCTGACCGGCGTCGATCTGGGGGTGGAGACGATTTTGGAGCTGGCCGCGCATCCGCGCATCGTAGGGTTGAAGGAATCGAGCGGAAATATGGATAAGGTGGTGCGCATCACTTCCGCAATGCCGGAATTTCCGGTGCTGGTGGGTGGGGCGTCAACCGTTTACCCGAGTCTGTGCGCGGGGGCGGCGGGGGCGATCCTGGCGCTGGCGGCGGCGGCGCCGGGGGCGTGCTGCGCGGTGGAGGAAGCCTTTAAGTCGGGTGACCACGCGCGGGCTCTGGCGGCGCAGCGGGCGCTGCTGCCGGCGTGCCGGGCGTTCGAACCTTACGGGATCGCCGGGCTCAAGGCAGCGGTCGATGCTGCCGGGCTTTTTTATGGAGGCCCGCCGCGGCGGCCGATGCTGGCGCTGGAGGGAGCGGCGCGCGCCGCGATCCAGCAGGCGATGGAAGAGATACGAGGGAAGAGGGAAGAGGGAAGAGGGAAAAGGGAAGAGGGAAGAGGGGAGAGGGAAAAGGGAAGAGGGAAGAGGGAAAAGGAGTGA
- a CDS encoding fibronectin type III domain-containing protein, whose translation MKLIICCVLLSLTLGAQTRWRSGQQRSPHYHGLTSQVMSPPQVSGVTVSGFTVSWTTTQALSTELLYGAGNLNQVQNHTALTEQHSVTLTGLQPATTYEFEAVSTDAANINLRSKVGTVTTAAAPPPPPPPTTGTRLFPAAAADWLYSPPTGTPLNISSIASAMGFHLNTHDGGYDYPVQYTDGTHGCTTFTDTLIYSYNKDNLCVPNPANGYHPSVGGWGADDGHVVIVDTATGNYYDFWKLYVNSSFQPTSTNVGKIVEGSLNGDGTPGTTAAQVTGLAGDILPGELACVTCLNHALNVVVPGNMNNPKVCTQFPAKATDGSVPGAIFCEGAKIRFDPSIDVNTLSASTAVKAIMRALQLYGGAITDQTGSSNVLIYTDLPSQPDTTGIGLIGQHLWLYY comes from the coding sequence TTGAAACTCATCATCTGCTGTGTTCTGCTCAGTCTGACCCTGGGGGCGCAGACGCGCTGGCGCTCGGGCCAGCAACGCTCGCCACACTATCACGGACTGACGAGTCAAGTGATGTCGCCACCGCAGGTCAGCGGCGTAACCGTCAGCGGCTTTACCGTCTCCTGGACCACCACCCAGGCGCTCTCCACCGAACTGCTCTATGGCGCCGGCAACCTCAATCAGGTGCAGAACCACACCGCACTGACGGAGCAGCACAGCGTCACCCTCACCGGCCTGCAGCCCGCCACGACTTACGAGTTTGAGGCGGTATCTACCGACGCCGCCAACATCAATCTGCGTTCCAAGGTGGGCACCGTAACCACCGCCGCCGCCCCACCGCCGCCCCCGCCGCCCACCACCGGCACGCGCCTGTTCCCCGCCGCCGCCGCCGACTGGCTCTACTCGCCGCCCACCGGCACCCCCCTCAACATCAGCAGCATCGCCTCGGCCATGGGCTTTCACCTCAACACCCACGACGGCGGCTACGACTACCCGGTGCAGTACACCGACGGCACCCACGGCTGCACCACCTTCACCGACACCCTCATCTACAGCTACAACAAAGACAACCTCTGCGTGCCCAATCCCGCCAACGGCTATCACCCCTCCGTCGGTGGCTGGGGCGCTGACGACGGCCACGTGGTCATCGTCGATACCGCCACCGGCAACTACTACGACTTCTGGAAACTTTACGTCAACAGCAGCTTCCAGCCCACCAGCACCAACGTCGGCAAGATCGTCGAAGGCTCGCTCAACGGCGATGGCACCCCGGGCACAACTGCGGCCCAGGTCACCGGCTTGGCCGGCGACATCCTGCCGGGCGAGCTCGCCTGCGTCACCTGCCTCAACCATGCCCTCAACGTCGTGGTGCCGGGCAACATGAATAATCCCAAGGTCTGCACCCAGTTCCCCGCCAAGGCCACCGACGGCAGCGTCCCCGGCGCCATTTTCTGCGAAGGCGCCAAGATCCGCTTCGATCCGTCCATCGACGTCAACACCCTGAGCGCCTCCACCGCCGTCAAGGCCATCATGCGCGCGCTGCAACTCTATGGCGGCGCCATCACCGACCAGACCGGCTCGAGCAACGTCCTCATCTATACCGATCTGCCGAGCCAGCCCGACACCACCGGCATTGGCCTCATTGGCCAACACCTCTGGCTTTATTACTAA
- a CDS encoding DUF58 domain-containing protein, protein MEVAAETLPGGRVGWRQSLGAGLLLGLALGCGWLAHWTPHLYPRLLLYIAAGLLAAVGTGLMLTLSEQRGWGSAWRRELEEHFAGAAMPFFTALVVLLVAAITSGNNLLYLIVSGLIAALIVSGLSSSLNLSGMDLSFRMPEEVFAGQPAPVHFELTNAKSLWPAYSVTLSALGEAGFRPIYFGYLARRGSAAAGSELTFPRRGRYGSAGFVLSTGFPFGLMHKRRRFQSSAREPEMLVYPAPVSGLEALLEEVRAGSREAQARRGEGQELYRLRPHQPGDSARQVSWKASAHTGTLYVRESADENGLRLRLRLCVAPGMEETQGEAALSLCAGWMLALDRADLWLEFIGENRTATGRGLYLPLAPAPHHRQAVLDYLAQVELGRPLAAPVGGTDGLHEILVNSG, encoded by the coding sequence ATGGAAGTAGCGGCGGAGACTTTACCTGGGGGGCGGGTGGGGTGGAGGCAGTCGCTGGGGGCGGGGCTGCTGCTGGGGCTGGCGCTGGGGTGCGGGTGGCTGGCGCACTGGACGCCGCATTTGTATCCGCGGCTGCTGCTCTACATCGCCGCGGGGCTGCTGGCGGCGGTGGGCACGGGGCTCATGCTGACGCTGTCGGAGCAAAGGGGCTGGGGCAGCGCCTGGCGGCGGGAGCTGGAGGAGCACTTTGCCGGGGCGGCGATGCCGTTTTTTACCGCGCTGGTGGTGCTGCTGGTGGCGGCGATTACCAGCGGGAATAATTTGCTCTATCTGATTGTCAGCGGGCTGATCGCGGCGCTGATTGTTTCCGGGCTGAGCTCGTCGCTGAACCTGAGCGGGATGGACCTCAGCTTCCGAATGCCGGAGGAGGTGTTTGCAGGCCAACCGGCGCCGGTACACTTCGAGCTGACCAATGCCAAGAGTCTGTGGCCGGCGTATTCGGTGACACTGTCCGCGCTAGGTGAGGCTGGGTTCCGGCCGATCTATTTTGGGTATCTGGCGCGGCGGGGGAGCGCGGCGGCGGGCAGCGAGTTGACGTTTCCGCGGCGGGGGCGATACGGCAGCGCGGGGTTTGTGCTGTCGACGGGATTTCCGTTCGGGCTGATGCACAAGCGGCGGCGGTTTCAATCGAGCGCGCGGGAGCCGGAGATGCTGGTCTATCCGGCGCCGGTCAGCGGGCTGGAGGCGCTGTTGGAGGAGGTGCGGGCGGGATCACGGGAGGCGCAGGCGCGGCGCGGGGAGGGGCAGGAATTGTACCGGCTGCGGCCGCATCAGCCGGGCGACAGCGCGCGGCAGGTGTCATGGAAAGCGAGCGCGCATACGGGCACGCTCTACGTGCGGGAATCAGCGGATGAAAACGGGCTGCGGCTGCGGCTGCGGTTATGCGTGGCGCCGGGAATGGAAGAGACGCAGGGGGAAGCGGCGCTGTCGCTGTGCGCAGGCTGGATGCTGGCGCTCGACCGCGCCGACCTGTGGCTGGAGTTCATCGGGGAAAACCGGACGGCGACGGGGCGCGGGCTGTATCTGCCGCTGGCGCCGGCGCCACATCACCGGCAGGCCGTGCTCGACTACCTGGCGCAGGTGGAGCTGGGGCGGCCGCTGGCCGCCCCGGTGGGCGGGACGGACGGACTGCACGAGATTCTCGTCAACAGTGGCTAG
- a CDS encoding type II secretion system F family protein, whose translation MPSFVITAVNERGQRLQQTETADSEREVRDRMLSQGYLVQSVRAQHSLGGERRRGRVKLDKFLVYNQQFLTLVKAGLPIVRALELLRTRARDERLEAMLGRVHERVKAGDLLSRAWAQEPSVPEIYTTTLMAGERSGNLEEVLARYLQYQRLSLGLRRKLTSSLIYPAVMFVLVVVVLVFLVTYVVPQFAALYSSLNATLPTITIVVLHIGLAIQHYAGYIALGLLAAVLTVMYGGRRAGVARTLDGLALQMPLLGELYWKYQVAMLCRTLSTLMLGGLPVLQGLETALSALRSPKLREGLQETMKGVREGEPVSAGLARHKVVPRLAVEMIEVGEGTGAMPQMLASVADFFDEDLANAMTALLALIEPIILMVVGMVVALILISLYLPIFSLGARIQQ comes from the coding sequence ATGCCATCTTTTGTCATCACGGCTGTGAATGAGCGCGGGCAGCGCCTGCAGCAGACGGAGACTGCCGACTCGGAGCGCGAAGTGCGCGACCGGATGCTGTCGCAGGGCTACCTGGTGCAGTCGGTGCGGGCGCAGCACAGCCTGGGGGGCGAGCGGCGGCGGGGGCGGGTCAAGCTGGACAAATTCCTGGTGTACAACCAGCAGTTTCTGACGCTGGTGAAAGCCGGGCTGCCCATCGTGCGGGCGCTGGAGTTGCTGCGCACGCGGGCGCGGGACGAGCGGCTGGAGGCGATGCTGGGGCGGGTGCATGAGCGGGTGAAGGCGGGGGATTTGCTGTCGCGGGCGTGGGCGCAGGAGCCGTCGGTGCCGGAAATTTATACTACGACGCTGATGGCGGGCGAGCGCAGCGGCAATCTGGAAGAAGTGCTGGCGCGGTATCTGCAGTATCAGCGGCTCTCGCTGGGGCTGCGGCGGAAGCTGACCAGCTCGCTGATTTATCCGGCGGTGATGTTCGTGCTGGTGGTCGTGGTGCTGGTGTTTCTGGTCACCTATGTGGTGCCGCAGTTTGCGGCGCTGTACAGCTCGCTGAACGCCACGCTGCCCACGATCACCATCGTGGTACTGCACATCGGGCTGGCGATTCAGCACTACGCGGGTTACATTGCCCTGGGGCTGCTGGCGGCGGTGCTGACGGTGATGTACGGCGGACGGCGCGCCGGCGTGGCGCGCACCCTCGATGGGCTGGCGCTGCAGATGCCCCTGCTGGGAGAGCTGTACTGGAAGTATCAGGTGGCGATGTTGTGCCGGACACTGTCGACGCTGATGCTGGGCGGGCTGCCGGTGCTGCAAGGGCTGGAGACGGCGCTCAGCGCGCTGCGGAGTCCGAAGCTGCGCGAGGGGTTGCAGGAAACCATGAAGGGGGTGCGGGAAGGCGAACCGGTTTCGGCGGGGCTGGCGCGGCACAAAGTGGTGCCGCGGCTGGCGGTGGAAATGATTGAGGTCGGGGAAGGCACGGGCGCGATGCCGCAGATGCTGGCCTCGGTCGCCGATTTCTTTGACGAGGATCTGGCCAACGCGATGACGGCGCTGCTGGCGCTGATCGAGCCCATCATTCTGATGGTGGTGGGCATGGTGGTGGCGCTGATCCTGATCTCGCTCTATCTGCCCATCTTCTCGCTGGGGGCGAGGATTCAGCAGTGA
- the bshC gene encoding bacillithiol biosynthesis cysteine-adding enzyme BshC, with protein MSGEALSALFRDYLFAFDRVAKFYPAGAAFDFAALARQAKARRYSDETRRAVAEDLSRQNPEQREMVARFAQNGTVAILTGQQVGLLGGPLLSLHKAMTAVRIAERLREQGTDAVPIFWMATQDHDLAEVNQAWVLDSGSGLHRLSATFAAEANGQPTGEVRLEESIGGVIDEAERCTSGDWSAVRAAYRPGATLGEAFGELLRGWFAAWGLLVFDPRQAPGAQGLWGPYYLEAFDRQPELAAKLGERAAALTAAGYHVQVEQTAAASMLFLEMAQGRLGVRRSGDRWMLGEEQIAGEELRRRIADAPGRVTPAALLRPVLQDVAFPTVAHVVGPAETAYLAQSAVLYQALGVTQPVAWPRARVTLLDAKAQRLLQKYDLGLDDLRETPAADLLARRALPEGVEQRVVAMRAGMTEGFAQLQRELEQLDPTLLDAAKGAAQKIEHQLTQMETRVARSLARRSGELQAQAQHLDGSLFPNREPQERVLAGAGWLAREPRTLERVHDALDAAEPRPQIIGG; from the coding sequence GTGAGCGGGGAGGCGCTGAGCGCGCTGTTCCGCGATTATCTGTTTGCATTTGATCGCGTCGCGAAATTCTATCCGGCGGGGGCGGCGTTTGATTTTGCCGCGCTCGCACGGCAGGCGAAGGCGCGCAGGTATTCGGACGAGACGCGACGGGCGGTGGCGGAGGATCTGAGCCGGCAGAATCCGGAGCAGCGCGAGATGGTGGCGCGATTTGCGCAGAACGGCACCGTCGCCATCCTTACCGGACAGCAGGTGGGGCTGCTGGGCGGACCGCTGCTGAGTCTCCACAAAGCCATGACGGCGGTGCGGATCGCCGAGCGACTGCGGGAGCAGGGAACCGACGCGGTGCCCATCTTCTGGATGGCGACGCAGGATCATGATCTGGCCGAAGTCAATCAGGCGTGGGTGCTGGATAGCGGGAGCGGGCTGCACCGGCTGAGCGCGACGTTTGCGGCGGAGGCGAATGGCCAGCCGACCGGAGAGGTCAGGCTGGAGGAGTCGATTGGCGGCGTGATCGACGAGGCGGAGCGATGTACGTCCGGGGATTGGAGCGCGGTGCGCGCGGCCTATCGTCCGGGGGCGACGCTGGGCGAGGCGTTCGGTGAGCTGCTGCGGGGGTGGTTTGCGGCGTGGGGGCTGCTGGTGTTTGATCCGCGGCAGGCGCCGGGAGCGCAGGGGCTGTGGGGGCCGTATTATCTCGAAGCCTTTGACCGGCAGCCGGAGCTGGCCGCCAAGCTGGGCGAGCGGGCGGCGGCGCTGACCGCGGCTGGATACCACGTGCAGGTGGAGCAGACGGCGGCGGCGAGTATGTTGTTTCTGGAGATGGCGCAGGGGCGGCTGGGAGTGCGGCGGAGCGGTGATAGATGGATGCTCGGAGAGGAGCAGATCGCGGGCGAGGAGTTGCGGCGGCGGATTGCGGACGCGCCCGGGCGGGTAACGCCGGCGGCGCTGCTGCGGCCGGTGTTGCAGGATGTAGCCTTCCCGACGGTGGCGCACGTGGTCGGGCCGGCGGAGACCGCCTACCTGGCGCAGTCGGCGGTTTTGTACCAGGCGCTGGGAGTGACGCAGCCGGTGGCGTGGCCGCGGGCGCGGGTTACGCTGCTCGATGCCAAGGCGCAGCGGCTGCTGCAGAAATATGACCTCGGCCTCGATGATTTGCGCGAGACGCCTGCGGCTGATTTGCTGGCACGGCGCGCACTGCCGGAGGGGGTGGAGCAGCGGGTGGTGGCGATGCGGGCGGGGATGACGGAGGGATTCGCGCAGCTTCAAAGGGAACTGGAGCAGTTGGATCCGACGCTGCTCGATGCGGCCAAGGGCGCGGCGCAGAAGATTGAGCATCAGCTTACGCAGATGGAAACGCGGGTGGCGCGGAGCCTGGCGCGGCGGAGCGGAGAGCTGCAGGCGCAGGCGCAGCATCTGGACGGGAGTTTGTTTCCGAACCGGGAGCCGCAGGAGCGGGTGCTGGCGGGGGCGGGGTGGCTCGCGCGGGAGCCGCGGACTCTGGAGCGGGTGCATGACGCGCTGGATGCCGCGGAACCGCGGCCGCAGATCATTGGGGGATGA
- a CDS encoding outer membrane lipoprotein carrier protein LolA has translation MRSFIRLALVGAALAAVLAGQSGALHEDVITLDGRYNSIRTWQADFTQTYTSGLQQRTESGHLYLQKPGKMCWIYTQPARKTFLVAGDRVWQYAAGDNEATVMKIDQLSDLRTPLRFLLGHTQLEKELRDLSFSGLVPWHPGDKVIHGLPLQDVAAAGWRELWIEFTPSYRIVRLVIAGLDGSRNDIRFDEIQVNTPIAPGRFRFQAPPGVKIVTGG, from the coding sequence ATGCGAAGTTTTATCCGCCTCGCGCTGGTTGGCGCAGCGCTGGCCGCGGTGTTGGCCGGCCAGTCGGGCGCCTTGCACGAAGACGTCATCACGCTGGACGGGCGCTACAACTCCATCCGCACGTGGCAGGCGGATTTCACCCAGACCTATACGTCGGGATTGCAACAGCGGACCGAGAGCGGGCACTTGTATCTGCAAAAGCCGGGGAAGATGTGCTGGATCTACACCCAGCCGGCACGGAAGACGTTTCTGGTGGCCGGCGATCGCGTGTGGCAGTATGCCGCGGGCGATAACGAAGCCACTGTCATGAAGATTGACCAGCTCAGCGACCTGCGGACGCCGCTGCGGTTTCTGCTGGGGCACACGCAGCTTGAAAAGGAACTGCGCGATTTGAGCTTCAGCGGGCTGGTGCCGTGGCACCCGGGCGACAAGGTCATCCACGGCCTGCCGTTGCAGGATGTGGCGGCGGCGGGCTGGCGGGAACTTTGGATTGAGTTCACGCCGAGCTACCGGATTGTGCGGCTGGTGATTGCCGGCCTGGACGGGTCGCGCAACGACATCCGCTTCGACGAAATTCAGGTGAACACCCCGATTGCCCCCGGCAGGTTCCGGTTCCAGGCTCCGCCAGGTGTCAAGATCGTCACGGGGGGGTAG
- a CDS encoding prepilin-type N-terminal cleavage/methylation domain-containing protein: MGRNWNGGGGSAVFMAKEWRTIAAMEAGLPIWMEKRRRVRSGGFSLIELLIAVAIIMIIMAIAIPNLGKLRKNTNATAAEGNMKTLATVLNAYATEYPDIGYPPSLKALGPPAPGTPDSSSASGLIDASMAEAGTAAKQGYIYRYTPAEGKPCNGFTVAAVPQNGAGTRYFFMTQDGAIHYSDNAPATAASPVF; this comes from the coding sequence ATGGGGAGGAATTGGAACGGAGGGGGCGGGAGTGCGGTCTTTATGGCCAAGGAGTGGCGTACAATAGCGGCCATGGAGGCAGGATTGCCGATTTGGATGGAAAAACGGCGGCGGGTGCGGAGCGGAGGGTTTTCGCTGATCGAACTACTGATCGCGGTGGCCATCATCATGATCATCATGGCGATCGCCATTCCGAACCTGGGCAAGCTGCGCAAGAACACCAACGCTACGGCGGCGGAAGGAAACATGAAGACGCTGGCGACGGTGCTGAATGCCTACGCCACGGAGTATCCGGACATCGGTTACCCGCCGTCGCTTAAGGCGCTGGGACCGCCGGCGCCGGGGACACCGGACAGCTCCAGCGCCTCGGGGCTGATCGATGCCTCCATGGCCGAAGCCGGCACGGCGGCGAAGCAAGGCTACATTTATCGCTACACGCCGGCGGAGGGGAAGCCCTGCAACGGCTTTACCGTGGCGGCGGTTCCGCAAAACGGGGCGGGGACGCGGTACTTCTTCATGACGCAGGACGGGGCGATTCACTACAGCGACAATGCGCCTGCGACGGCGGCTAGTCCGGTATTCTAG